The Pseudomonas asiatica genome has a segment encoding these proteins:
- a CDS encoding helix-turn-helix domain-containing protein has protein sequence MTTANALQVQAFHTTDVTEQVRATPGWQQQYRQMSPGHFSGELRCLGLDGVEVYEERLNTRVEQFFRAPSGSLAFCFDRSENSLYLLNEQSRNIWITPENYQEVAVVFDQAFLARHGLDPQRLEGLFMVPLGSGQNALFGSWLSATLTRLGQADCPLQGQALAEQLLEDCLFILDNACQRLQGVALGRRDEERAIMRRVSEWAADCPEETLNLVELADAAGVSLRQLQQAFKAYTGMPPAHWLRLRRLNGARRDLLHGGEVTVAEVAMRWSFWHLGRFSESYRQLFKEFPSETLKRGRG, from the coding sequence GTGACAACCGCCAACGCCCTGCAAGTCCAGGCTTTCCACACCACCGACGTGACCGAACAAGTACGTGCCACCCCTGGGTGGCAGCAGCAGTACCGGCAGATGTCGCCCGGGCATTTCAGCGGAGAGCTGCGTTGCCTGGGGCTGGACGGGGTGGAGGTATACGAGGAGCGGCTGAACACCCGGGTGGAGCAGTTTTTCCGCGCACCCAGCGGTTCGCTGGCGTTCTGCTTCGACCGCAGCGAGAACAGCCTGTACCTGCTGAACGAACAGAGCCGCAACATCTGGATCACCCCGGAGAACTACCAGGAAGTGGCGGTCGTGTTCGACCAGGCCTTCCTGGCCCGCCATGGGCTTGACCCGCAGCGCCTGGAAGGGTTGTTCATGGTGCCGCTGGGCAGCGGCCAGAACGCGCTGTTCGGCAGCTGGCTGAGCGCGACACTGACCCGCCTGGGCCAGGCGGATTGCCCGCTGCAGGGGCAGGCCCTGGCGGAGCAACTGCTGGAAGACTGCCTGTTCATCCTCGACAACGCCTGCCAGCGCCTGCAGGGCGTGGCATTGGGCCGGCGTGACGAGGAACGGGCGATCATGCGCCGGGTGAGCGAGTGGGCGGCCGATTGCCCGGAGGAGACGCTTAACTTGGTGGAGCTGGCGGATGCTGCCGGGGTTTCCTTGCGTCAGTTGCAGCAAGCCTTCAAGGCGTATACCGGGATGCCGCCGGCGCACTGGTTGCGCCTGCGCCGGCTGAACGGTGCGCGGCGCGATCTGCTGCATGGCGGTGAAGTGACGGTGGCCGAGGTGGCGATGCGTTGGTCCTTCTGGCATTTGGGAAGGTTTTCAGAGAGTTACCGGCAGTTGTTCAAGGAGTTTCCCAGCGAGACCTTGAAGCGGGGCAGGGGCTGA
- a CDS encoding glutamine synthetase family protein, translated as MNAPFDQLSTWLKEHRITEVECVISDLTGIARGKIAPTAKFLHERGMRLPESVLLQTVTGDYVDDDIYYNLLDAADIDMVCRPDPSAVYQIPWAIEPTAIVIHDTFDKQGNPIELSPRNVLKKVLKLYADKGWQPIVAPEMEFYLTQRCEDPDLPLQVPLGRSGRAESGRQSFSIDAANEFDPLFEDVYDWCEIQGLDLDTLIHEDGPAQMEINFRHGDALDLADQITVFKRTMREAALKHNVAATFMAKPITDEPGSAMHLHQSVVDIATGKPIFANEDGSMSQLFLYHIGGLQKYIPKLLPMFAPNVNSFRRFLPDTSAPVNVEWGEENRTAGLRVPTSSPEAMRVENRLPGADANPYLAIAASLLCGYLGMVERIEPSAPVQGRAYERRNLRLPITIEDALQHMEDCETVQQYLGKQFVQGYVAVKRAEHENYKRVISSWEREFLMLSV; from the coding sequence ATGAACGCCCCCTTCGATCAGCTGTCCACCTGGCTGAAAGAACACCGGATCACCGAAGTCGAATGCGTGATCAGCGACCTGACCGGCATCGCCCGCGGCAAGATCGCGCCCACCGCCAAGTTTCTCCACGAGCGTGGCATGCGCCTGCCCGAAAGCGTGCTGCTGCAGACGGTCACCGGCGACTACGTTGACGATGACATCTACTACAACCTGCTCGATGCCGCCGACATCGACATGGTCTGCCGCCCAGACCCGAGCGCCGTGTACCAGATCCCGTGGGCGATCGAGCCGACCGCGATCGTGATCCACGACACCTTCGACAAGCAAGGCAACCCCATCGAGCTGTCGCCGCGCAACGTGCTGAAGAAAGTGCTCAAGCTGTATGCCGACAAAGGCTGGCAGCCGATCGTGGCACCGGAGATGGAGTTCTACCTGACCCAGCGCTGCGAAGACCCGGACCTGCCACTGCAAGTGCCGCTGGGGCGTTCCGGCCGTGCCGAAAGCGGCCGCCAGTCGTTCTCGATCGATGCCGCCAACGAATTCGACCCGCTGTTCGAAGACGTCTACGACTGGTGCGAGATCCAGGGCCTGGACCTGGACACGCTGATCCATGAAGACGGCCCGGCGCAGATGGAGATCAACTTCCGCCACGGCGACGCCCTGGACCTGGCCGACCAGATCACCGTGTTCAAGCGCACCATGCGTGAAGCCGCGCTCAAGCACAACGTGGCCGCCACCTTCATGGCCAAGCCGATCACCGACGAGCCCGGCAGTGCCATGCACCTGCACCAGAGCGTGGTCGACATCGCCACCGGCAAGCCGATCTTCGCCAATGAAGACGGCAGCATGAGCCAGCTGTTCCTGTACCACATCGGCGGTTTGCAGAAGTACATCCCCAAGCTGCTGCCGATGTTTGCGCCCAACGTCAACTCGTTCCGCCGCTTCCTGCCGGACACCTCGGCACCGGTGAACGTCGAGTGGGGTGAAGAAAACCGCACCGCCGGCCTGCGCGTGCCCACCTCCAGCCCCGAGGCGATGCGCGTGGAAAACCGCCTGCCGGGCGCCGATGCCAACCCGTACCTGGCCATCGCCGCCAGCCTGCTGTGCGGCTACCTGGGCATGGTCGAGCGCATCGAGCCCAGCGCACCGGTGCAGGGCCGTGCCTACGAGCGGCGCAACCTGCGCCTGCCGATCACCATCGAGGACGCCCTGCAGCACATGGAAGACTGCGAGACCGTGCAGCAGTACCTGGGCAAGCAGTTCGTCCAGGGGTACGTGGCGGTCAAGCGTGCCGAACATGAGAACTACAAGCGCGTGATCAGCTCGTGGGAGCGTGAATTCCTGATGCTGAGCGTCTGA
- a CDS encoding polyamine ABC transporter substrate-binding protein, with the protein MRHLQALIPAAFTLLFATTTQATPSVSVYNWTDYIGDTTVADFQASSGIKVVYDVFDSNETLEGKLLAGRTGYDVVVPSNHFLARQAQAGAFLPLDRSKLPNWQHLDPKLLKQLEQNDPGNQYAVPYLWGTNGIGYNIDKVKAALGVDHIDSWAVLFEPENLKKLKQCGVAFMDSPDELFPAVLNYLGMDPRSEKPADYAKAEARLLELRPYITYFHSSKYVSDLANGDVCVAFGYSGDVFQAANRAVEAKNGVKVAYSIPKEGSNLWFDLLAIPKDANNPEQALAFINYLLDPKVIAKVSATVGYANANPDAQAYMDASLVKNPEIYPPQDVLDKLYISSTPSPKIMRVMTRSWSKIKSNR; encoded by the coding sequence ATGCGTCATCTGCAAGCCCTGATCCCCGCCGCATTCACCCTGCTGTTCGCCACCACCACCCAGGCGACCCCCTCGGTCAGCGTGTACAACTGGACCGACTACATCGGCGACACCACCGTGGCCGACTTCCAGGCCAGCAGCGGGATCAAGGTGGTCTATGACGTGTTCGACTCCAACGAAACCCTGGAAGGCAAGCTGCTGGCCGGGCGCACCGGCTATGACGTGGTGGTGCCATCCAACCACTTCCTCGCACGCCAGGCCCAGGCCGGTGCCTTCCTGCCGCTAGACCGCAGCAAGCTGCCCAACTGGCAGCACCTGGATCCCAAGCTGCTCAAGCAGCTTGAACAGAACGACCCGGGCAACCAGTACGCCGTACCCTACCTGTGGGGTACCAACGGCATCGGCTACAACATCGACAAGGTCAAGGCGGCCCTGGGCGTCGACCATATCGATTCATGGGCGGTGCTGTTCGAGCCCGAGAATCTGAAAAAGCTCAAGCAGTGCGGCGTGGCGTTCATGGACTCGCCCGACGAACTGTTCCCGGCCGTGCTCAACTACCTGGGCATGGACCCGCGCAGCGAAAAACCGGCCGACTACGCCAAGGCGGAAGCCCGCCTGCTCGAACTGCGCCCCTACATCACCTACTTCCACTCCTCCAAGTACGTTTCCGACCTGGCCAATGGCGATGTCTGCGTGGCCTTCGGCTACTCCGGCGACGTGTTCCAGGCCGCCAACCGCGCCGTGGAGGCGAAAAACGGCGTAAAAGTCGCCTACAGCATTCCCAAGGAAGGCAGCAACCTGTGGTTCGACCTGCTGGCCATCCCCAAGGACGCCAACAACCCCGAACAGGCCCTGGCGTTCATCAACTACCTGCTCGATCCCAAGGTGATCGCCAAGGTCAGCGCCACGGTCGGATATGCCAACGCCAACCCCGATGCCCAGGCCTACATGGACGCGTCGCTGGTGAAAAACCCCGAGATCTACCCACCCCAGGACGTGCTGGACAAGCTGTACATCTCCAGCACGCCGAGCCCGAAGATCATGCGCGTCATGACCCGTTCCTGGAGCAAGATCAAGTCCAACCGCTGA
- a CDS encoding NAD(P)/FAD-dependent oxidoreductase — protein MSFTTQHTASYYAATARDAAPYPSLDGELSADVCVVGGGLTGVNTALELAERGLSVVLLEGRRIGWGASGRNGGQLIRGIGHDVSGFARHVGQDGVQYLKQAGIDSVALVASRIAQYGIACDLRWGFCELANTPAQFAAFKDEQDDLAALGYRPETRLVSADQLHEIVASKQYAGGLVDMGSGHLHPLDLVQGEARAAHGLGVRIFEQSPVLRIEHGPRVTLHTARGKVRASSLVLGCNAHLDELEPRLSGKVLPAGSYVVATEPLPESLASSLIPQNMALCDQKVGLDYYRLTADRRLLFGGACHYSGRAPKDIAAYMRPKVLKVFPQLANVRIDYQWGGMIGITANRFPQVGRLSQHPNVYYAQGYSGHGLNVTHWTAKLLAESIALGHSQGLDVFSAVPHLTFPGGKALRSPLLALGMLWYRLREVLG, from the coding sequence ATGTCTTTCACTACCCAACACACCGCTTCGTACTATGCCGCCACGGCACGCGATGCAGCGCCCTATCCCAGCCTGGACGGCGAACTGAGCGCCGATGTGTGCGTGGTCGGCGGCGGGCTGACCGGGGTCAATACCGCCCTGGAACTGGCCGAACGCGGGCTCTCGGTGGTGCTGCTTGAAGGCCGGCGCATCGGCTGGGGCGCCAGCGGCCGCAACGGCGGCCAGTTGATTCGCGGCATCGGCCATGACGTCAGCGGCTTTGCCCGGCATGTCGGCCAGGACGGCGTGCAGTACCTGAAACAGGCCGGCATCGATTCGGTAGCGCTGGTGGCCAGCCGCATCGCCCAGTACGGCATTGCCTGCGACCTGCGCTGGGGCTTCTGCGAACTGGCCAATACCCCAGCGCAGTTCGCCGCATTCAAGGACGAACAGGACGACCTGGCCGCACTCGGTTATCGCCCTGAAACCCGCCTGGTCAGTGCCGACCAGCTGCATGAAATCGTCGCCAGCAAGCAGTACGCCGGCGGCCTGGTGGACATGGGCTCGGGCCACCTGCACCCGCTTGACCTGGTCCAGGGCGAAGCCCGCGCCGCCCACGGCCTGGGCGTACGCATCTTCGAGCAGAGCCCGGTGCTGCGCATCGAGCACGGCCCCCGCGTGACCCTGCACACAGCCCGTGGCAAGGTGCGGGCAAGCAGCCTGGTGCTGGGCTGCAACGCCCACCTCGATGAACTGGAACCACGCCTGAGCGGCAAGGTGCTGCCGGCCGGCAGCTACGTGGTGGCTACCGAGCCATTGCCCGAGTCACTGGCCAGCAGCCTGATCCCGCAGAACATGGCGCTGTGCGACCAGAAAGTCGGCCTGGACTACTACCGCCTGACGGCAGACCGGCGCCTGCTGTTCGGCGGCGCCTGCCACTATTCCGGCCGCGCCCCCAAGGACATCGCCGCCTACATGCGGCCCAAGGTGCTGAAGGTGTTCCCGCAGCTGGCCAACGTGCGTATCGACTACCAGTGGGGCGGCATGATCGGCATCACCGCCAACCGCTTCCCCCAGGTCGGGCGCCTCAGCCAGCACCCCAACGTTTACTACGCCCAGGGCTATTCCGGGCATGGGCTGAACGTGACGCACTGGACGGCGAAACTGCTGGCCGAAAGCATCGCGCTCGGCCACAGCCAGGGGCTGGACGTGTTCAGCGCCGTGCCACACCTGACATTCCCCGGCGGCAAGGCACTGCGCTCGCCGCTGCTGGCGCTGGGGATGTTGTGGTATCGACTGCGGGAGGTGCTGGGTTGA
- a CDS encoding DUF3313 domain-containing protein produces MKSLPRITLLCAALLTMAACSSNRVDPKDYSGFLKDYSRLQETKSPSGDPVMRWIDPKVNVNQYSQVFIEPSQFYPRPQPTAVISAQTLQEITRYFNEALRREMGSVVPLAKGPGPGVIVVRPAITAVSTSNEGLKPYEVIPIALISAGVNTAMGGRDQEVDVGVEAAFLDGASQKVLAQVVRKGTGQDLENKTTQLTLNDVKPVLDGWAKDMRASFLEAKQKAR; encoded by the coding sequence ATGAAATCATTGCCCCGCATTACCCTGTTGTGCGCCGCACTGCTTACCATGGCCGCCTGCTCCAGCAATCGCGTGGACCCAAAGGACTACTCCGGCTTCCTCAAGGATTACAGCCGGCTGCAGGAAACCAAGAGCCCGTCGGGTGACCCGGTGATGCGCTGGATCGACCCCAAGGTCAACGTCAACCAGTACAGCCAGGTGTTCATCGAGCCCAGCCAGTTCTACCCCAGGCCGCAGCCGACGGCGGTCATCTCGGCGCAGACGCTGCAGGAAATCACCCGCTACTTCAACGAAGCGCTGCGCCGTGAAATGGGCAGCGTGGTACCGCTGGCCAAGGGCCCCGGCCCGGGCGTGATCGTGGTGCGCCCGGCCATTACTGCGGTGTCCACCAGCAACGAGGGCCTCAAGCCCTATGAGGTCATCCCTATCGCGCTGATTTCAGCCGGTGTGAACACCGCCATGGGCGGCCGTGACCAGGAGGTTGATGTCGGCGTGGAGGCTGCGTTCCTCGATGGTGCCAGCCAGAAAGTGCTGGCCCAGGTCGTGCGCAAGGGCACGGGGCAGGATCTGGAGAACAAGACCACGCAGCTGACCCTGAATGACGTCAAGCCGGTGCTGGATGGCTGGGCCAAGGACATGCGCGCGAGCTTCCTGGAAGCGAAGCAGAAAGCCCGCTAA
- a CDS encoding L-serine ammonia-lyase, whose product MAISVFDLFKIGIGPSSSHTVGPMRAAATFAQALREQGLLARASRVEVRLYGSLSATGVGHATDRACLLGLMGQWPDRIDPATIESRIGQVMQEHCLMLDGSHPLEFEYSRDMLLLDENLPYHPNAMSLEAMDGQGSLLRQTYYSVGGGFIVEQAEIDAPAVEANAVVLPYEFDSAAQLLALCKAHGLNVAQLMMANECAWRPEAEVREGLLRIWGAMRECVDNGLRNEGILPGGLHVKRRAARLHRSLQELGKPNVIGSTLSAMEWVNLFALAVNEENAAGGRMVTAPTNGAAGIIPAVLHYYMKFNPGACDADVVDFLLAAAAVGILCKKNASISGAEVGCQGEVGSACSMAAAGLAQVLGATPPQLENAAEIALEHNLGLTCDPVGGLVQVPCIERNAIAAVKAINAVQMALRGDGEHFISLDRVIRTMRDTGADMHANYKETSRGGLAVAFVEC is encoded by the coding sequence ATGGCTATCAGTGTTTTCGACCTTTTCAAAATCGGCATCGGGCCGTCCAGTTCCCACACCGTCGGCCCGATGCGGGCGGCGGCTACCTTTGCCCAGGCCCTGCGCGAACAGGGGCTGCTGGCCCGGGCAAGCCGTGTCGAGGTGCGGCTGTACGGGTCGCTGTCGGCCACCGGGGTTGGTCACGCCACCGATCGCGCCTGCCTGCTCGGCCTGATGGGGCAGTGGCCGGACCGTATCGACCCGGCCACCATCGAGTCGCGCATTGGCCAGGTGATGCAGGAGCACTGCCTGATGCTCGATGGCAGCCACCCGCTGGAATTCGAGTACAGCCGCGACATGCTGCTGCTCGACGAGAACCTGCCGTACCACCCCAATGCCATGAGCCTGGAAGCCATGGACGGGCAGGGCAGCCTGTTGCGCCAGACCTACTATTCGGTGGGCGGTGGCTTTATCGTCGAGCAAGCCGAGATCGATGCGCCAGCCGTCGAAGCGAATGCGGTGGTGCTGCCGTACGAGTTCGACAGTGCCGCGCAGTTGCTGGCCTTGTGCAAGGCCCATGGCTTGAACGTGGCGCAGCTGATGATGGCCAACGAATGTGCCTGGCGCCCGGAGGCCGAGGTACGCGAGGGCTTGCTGCGGATCTGGGGCGCCATGCGTGAATGCGTCGACAACGGCCTGCGCAACGAAGGCATCCTGCCGGGCGGGTTGCACGTCAAGCGCCGCGCGGCGCGGCTGCATCGCAGCCTGCAGGAACTGGGCAAGCCCAACGTGATCGGTTCCACCCTCAGCGCCATGGAATGGGTCAACCTGTTCGCCCTGGCGGTGAATGAAGAGAACGCCGCCGGCGGGCGCATGGTCACGGCGCCTACCAATGGTGCGGCTGGCATCATTCCGGCGGTGCTGCACTACTACATGAAGTTCAACCCGGGCGCGTGCGACGCGGACGTGGTGGACTTCCTGCTGGCGGCAGCGGCGGTCGGCATCCTGTGCAAGAAGAACGCTTCGATTTCCGGAGCCGAGGTTGGTTGCCAGGGAGAGGTGGGCTCGGCCTGTTCGATGGCCGCTGCCGGCCTGGCCCAGGTGCTGGGCGCTACGCCGCCGCAATTGGAAAATGCCGCCGAGATTGCCCTGGAACACAACCTTGGGCTGACCTGCGACCCGGTTGGCGGCCTGGTGCAGGTGCCGTGCATCGAGCGCAACGCGATTGCTGCGGTGAAAGCGATCAACGCCGTGCAGATGGCGTTGCGGGGGGATGGCGAGCACTTCATCTCGCTCGACCGGGTGATCCGCACCATGCGTGATACCGGGGCGGACATGCATGCCAACTACAAGGAGACTTCGCGCGGCGGCCTGGCCGTTGCCTTCGTCGAATGCTGA
- a CDS encoding LysR substrate-binding domain-containing protein has product MRRQLNGQTFVWLHVFACAARHLSFTRCAEELHITPGAVSQQMRQLEERLGYRLFLRRARGVELSAEGQRLAQTVTEAYGSIEAELLRLDAGEIRGTLRLRSIPSFLAKWLTPRLPRFQQRYPDIELRLVAEDSAQALTPGDFDLAIDLNDGSYPGMLSTPLLDEQIFPVCSPTLLRGRPPLHGPADLAHYPLLHDITAWRGSSEYAEWEFYLEGIGAAGLDVRRGHTFNRNHLTIEAAIAGIGVAIARRTLLNDELERGALIVPFGVPIANHKRYVVHYPPGGLNQPGARAVHDWLVEEARGFRELHPLNKD; this is encoded by the coding sequence ATGCGACGACAACTCAATGGCCAGACATTCGTCTGGCTACACGTGTTCGCCTGTGCGGCCCGGCACTTGTCCTTCACCCGCTGTGCCGAAGAGCTGCACATCACCCCGGGCGCCGTCAGCCAACAGATGCGCCAGCTGGAGGAACGCCTGGGCTATCGGCTGTTCCTGCGCCGGGCGCGCGGTGTGGAACTGAGCGCCGAAGGGCAACGCCTGGCGCAGACGGTGACCGAAGCCTACGGCAGCATCGAAGCGGAACTGCTGCGCCTGGACGCGGGGGAAATCCGCGGCACCTTGCGCCTGCGCTCGATCCCGTCGTTCCTGGCCAAATGGCTCACGCCTCGCCTGCCGCGCTTTCAGCAACGCTACCCGGACATCGAGCTGCGCCTGGTGGCCGAAGACAGTGCCCAGGCGTTGACCCCGGGCGATTTCGACCTGGCCATCGACCTGAACGATGGCAGCTACCCCGGCATGCTCTCGACGCCGCTGCTGGACGAGCAGATCTTCCCCGTGTGCTCCCCCACCTTGCTGCGCGGGCGCCCGCCGCTGCACGGGCCGGCAGACCTGGCGCACTACCCGCTGCTGCACGACATCACGGCCTGGCGCGGCAGTTCGGAATATGCCGAATGGGAGTTCTACCTGGAGGGCATCGGCGCCGCCGGCCTGGATGTGCGGCGCGGGCATACCTTCAACCGCAACCACCTGACCATCGAGGCGGCGATTGCCGGCATTGGCGTGGCGATTGCCCGGCGCACGCTGCTCAACGACGAACTGGAGCGCGGGGCGCTGATCGTGCCGTTCGGGGTGCCGATCGCCAATCACAAGCGCTATGTGGTGCATTACCCGCCGGGCGGGCTGAACCAGCCGGGGGCGCGGGCGGTGCATGACTGGCTGGTGGAGGAAGCGCGGGGGTTCAGGGAGTTGCACCCGCTGAACAAGGACTAG
- a CDS encoding undecaprenyl-phosphate glucose phosphotransferase — MVLEPRSSRSLLQRRSSVSNAIQAGLDGIAVTGIAWYLIYDQFGYITSDYVIMLLLLVGALAVIYDHYAIYRTNVGLSIKAFRLFKAWSATFCFLVVMAFLAKQSETYSRLLVVQLFIIGYIAQLFLHFAVRELQKRFTAHARLDNALIIGAGDLANFLYQKISNNPWFGERVLGCVLIDSADEPGRESADGKQRMPVLGHVAELDDVVARYGIRTVYLVTPLGGSEVINDVYFKLLDKCIAVNWVPDIFSLRLINHSVREIAGIPVLTLSETPLTGMSLFLKNLEDRVLAALILLLASPVLLAVALAIKLDSRGPVFFRQERTGWTGEAFRIWKFRSMHVHQPEEGVVRQAQKNDPRLTRVGAFIRRTSLDELPQLFNVLTGEMSLVGPRPHALQHDTLYSQDIVDYFARHNIKPGMTGLAQVRGFRGETRDIEQMIQRVDSDIEYINNWSLWLDFVILVRTLSAFTGKQAY; from the coding sequence ATGGTTCTCGAGCCCAGAAGCAGTCGTTCCTTGCTGCAGAGAAGAAGCAGCGTAAGTAACGCCATTCAGGCCGGCCTCGATGGGATTGCAGTCACCGGTATTGCCTGGTACCTGATCTACGACCAGTTTGGCTACATCACCTCCGATTACGTGATCATGCTGCTGTTGCTGGTTGGCGCCCTGGCCGTCATCTACGATCATTATGCGATCTACCGTACCAACGTTGGCCTTTCCATCAAGGCTTTTCGGCTGTTCAAGGCCTGGTCGGCAACCTTTTGCTTCCTTGTGGTCATGGCCTTCCTGGCCAAGCAGAGCGAAACCTATTCGCGTCTGCTGGTGGTGCAGTTGTTCATCATTGGCTACATCGCCCAGTTGTTCCTGCACTTTGCCGTGCGTGAATTGCAAAAGCGCTTCACCGCCCATGCCCGCCTGGACAACGCCCTGATCATCGGCGCCGGTGACCTGGCCAACTTCCTGTACCAGAAAATCAGCAACAACCCCTGGTTCGGCGAGCGTGTGCTGGGCTGCGTGCTGATCGACAGCGCCGATGAGCCGGGGCGCGAAAGCGCCGACGGCAAGCAGCGCATGCCAGTACTCGGGCATGTTGCCGAGCTCGACGATGTCGTGGCCCGTTACGGCATCCGCACGGTGTACCTGGTGACTCCACTGGGTGGTTCCGAGGTCATCAATGATGTGTATTTCAAGTTGCTCGACAAGTGCATTGCGGTGAACTGGGTGCCGGATATCTTCTCGTTGCGCCTGATCAACCACAGCGTGCGGGAAATTGCCGGCATTCCCGTGCTGACCTTGTCGGAAACACCGCTGACGGGCATGAGCCTGTTCCTGAAGAACCTCGAGGACAGGGTGTTGGCGGCGCTGATCCTGCTGCTGGCATCGCCGGTGTTGCTTGCCGTTGCGCTGGCCATCAAGCTCGATAGCCGCGGCCCGGTGTTCTTCCGCCAGGAACGCACCGGCTGGACCGGGGAAGCGTTCCGCATCTGGAAGTTCAGGAGCATGCATGTCCATCAGCCGGAAGAGGGCGTGGTCAGGCAGGCGCAGAAGAATGACCCGCGGCTGACCCGGGTCGGCGCCTTCATCCGCCGCACCAGCCTGGATGAACTGCCGCAGTTGTTCAATGTGCTGACCGGGGAGATGTCGCTGGTCGGGCCAAGGCCGCATGCCTTGCAGCATGACACGCTGTATTCGCAGGACATCGTCGACTACTTTGCCCGCCACAATATCAAGCCTGGCATGACCGGACTGGCGCAGGTGCGTGGGTTCAGGGGCGAGACCAGGGATATCGAGCAGATGATCCAGCGGGTGGACTCGGACATCGAGTACATCAACAACTGGTCGCTGTGGCTGGATTTCGTGATTCTGGTGCGCACACTTAGCGCCTTTACCGGCAAGCAGGCCTACTGA
- a CDS encoding WecB/TagA/CpsF family glycosyltransferase → MAEWQKRWNTLVGKLEVVVDATAAQRLLDRLSAPEAATVLGFVNAHAMNLVVRDGACHQALSAADVLLRDGSGMAILYRRLGLEPGLNMNGTDFIPRLLAAYRGRRVAFWGTRQPYLDQAVQRSTAMFGVVPVSVHDGFASVDTYLQLAREQQPELIVLGMGMPRQEVVAARLAATGGPCLIVCGGAILDFLGGKVSRAPEWLRRLGGEWLYRLLREPKRLFMRYVVGNPLFLLRTLLYRRDGGAARHPV, encoded by the coding sequence ATGGCTGAATGGCAGAAACGTTGGAACACCCTTGTCGGCAAGCTGGAAGTGGTGGTGGATGCCACTGCCGCGCAGCGCCTGCTGGACAGGCTGAGCGCCCCGGAAGCCGCGACCGTGCTGGGCTTCGTCAATGCCCATGCAATGAACCTGGTGGTGCGCGATGGCGCCTGCCACCAGGCATTGTCGGCGGCCGACGTGCTGCTGCGCGACGGTTCCGGCATGGCGATCCTGTATCGCCGGCTGGGGCTTGAACCGGGGCTCAACATGAATGGCACCGACTTCATTCCTCGGCTCCTGGCCGCCTACCGTGGGCGGCGGGTCGCGTTCTGGGGCACCCGGCAACCTTACCTGGACCAGGCCGTGCAGCGCAGCACAGCCATGTTCGGGGTGGTGCCAGTGTCGGTCCACGATGGCTTTGCCAGCGTCGATACCTACCTGCAACTGGCCAGGGAGCAACAACCGGAGCTGATCGTGCTGGGCATGGGCATGCCCAGGCAGGAGGTTGTGGCGGCAAGGCTGGCAGCAACTGGCGGGCCGTGCCTGATTGTGTGCGGCGGCGCGATCCTGGATTTTCTCGGCGGCAAGGTCAGCCGGGCGCCCGAGTGGTTGCGGCGGTTGGGCGGGGAGTGGCTGTACCGACTGTTGCGCGAGCCGAAGCGTTTGTTCATGCGTTATGTGGTGGGTAACCCGTTGTTCCTGCTGCGTACCTTGCTGTACCGCCGCGACGGAGGGGCGGCCAGACACCCCGTATGA